The following DNA comes from Natronospira bacteriovora.
CACGGTCGGCCGGCAGCCCCTTGACGCATTCCCGGCGAATGAAGCGTGCCAGTGTGCTGCCCACGGGCAATTTGGTGACGATCCAGGCCTGGTCGATATCCCGGTGAAGGGCAACGGGTGTGAGAATGCCGGGATGCCTGAGGCGCGCGACGCGCTTGACCACGGCTTCAACCCGCTTGGTAATGGCTTCCTGGCGGGCGAGGGCCGATGGGAGCACGCGGACGCCACAGAGCTGTGCCTCCGGGTTGGCTTCATCCTGTTCGTGATCCCGGGCCCGGTAAACCGTGCCGTAGGGGTCCTGGCTGATTCGGGTAAGGAGTTCAAAACGACCACCCAGCAAGGCGCCGATGATGGTCGTGGTGGTTACGGCCCGTTCGCTGAGGGTCTCGCCATAGTTCTCGCTGCTGCTGGGAATGGAGCCTCGAGTCTCCATGACCACTTCATGGTCGTCCGGCGCGTCATCGGCATCGGCCGTGGGTACACGATCATCGGCTTCCGGCGGGTTGTCGTCACGATCCTGTCCCGCCGGTGTCAGATGTTCCTGGATGGCTTTTTCGCCGGCCGAGGTCGGGCGAATCGGGGGGAGGGTATCGTCGTCGGTGCTGGGTTCATCGATTTCGGTGGCCTGTTCCGCCGCGTGTTCGAGCGTCTCGTGGCCGGTCTCATCGTCCTCGCCCTCGCCCGTGTCGTCCGCCTCCAGTGGAGGGCCGTCCGTGATGTCAGTGCCGGTTTCCGGTTTCTCGGGCTCGTCCACCGGCTCCAGGCTGAGTTCAAACATGTCATCGCCGCTGGATTCACCGGCGGGCTCATCCACGCTGGCCTGGCTGGTCTGTTCATCCAGCAGCTTGCGAATGGCACGTGCCTGAGGAGAGGGCAGGCCGGCTTGCTGGGACTGGTCAACCCGGTCATAGAGCCGAGCGACATCACCATCTCCGCCATCCTCGGCCAGACGCTGGCGTATGGCCGTCAGCGCATCATCAAGACCGAGTGTTTCCTTGCGCAGGTCTTCCAGGATGTCATCAATTACGATCACGGCGTTCCCCGTCAGCACGATGGATGTGGCTTTTCTGTCATATTACACCGTTGCGTACAAGACCCAACGTCCTGATCATGCTTCAGAGGTTCCTCAAGCGTGATCCGCTGAGCGGAAAGTGAGGCCCCGGTGTCATGAGCCAACACGGCGTGTACTACCTCAGCTTGCTACTGGGACCCCTGCTGTTCCTGTCCACGGTGGTATTGCCTGCCCCGGCGGGCATTGCGGGCGAGGCCTGGCTGGTCTGCGGACTGGCCGCCTGGATGATGGCCTGGTGGATTACCGAGGTGGTGCCCCTGGCGGTCACGGCCCTGTTGCCGGTCATTGTGTTGCCACTGGCCGGCATTGTCGGCCTGGCGGAGGCCACCGCCCCCTATGCCAATCCGGTCATCTTTCTCTTCCTTGGCGGCTTTCTGCTGGCATTGGGGATTCAGTCCAGCGGTCTGCACCGACGCCTTGCCTTTCTCATTGTCGGCCTGGGGGGCGATCGTCTGGATCACCTCGTTGCCATGATCATGCTGGCCACCGCCGTGCTCAGCATGTGGATCAGCAACACGGCCGCCGCCGCCATTTTGCTGCCGGTCGCGCTCTCCGTACTGGCGCTGGCGGGGCAGCACGGCACGGTTCGCCAGGATGTGCTGGCGCCGGCACTGCTGATCGGCGTGGCCTTCGCCGCCAATATCGGGGGCATGGCCACACTGATCGGCACACCCCCCAATGCCATCATGGTCGCCTGGCTGGCGGAACAGCATGACATCCGTCTCAGTTTTGTCGGCTGGATGGTGTTTGCCCTGCCACTCAGCCTGAGCCTGCTGCTCATTGCCTGGTATCTGCTGGTGCGGTGGAGTTACCCCCTCGGGCGGGGCACGGTGCCGGGCCTGGCGGACGGTTTTCGTCAGCACCGGGCCGAGCTGGGTGACTGGACACCCTGTGAACGGCGTGTCGCCGTGGTCTTCCTGCTGGCCGTGCTGGCCTGGGTGCTGCGGCCCCTGTCCGAAGACTGGCTGCCGGCCCTGGATGACCCGATGATTGCCCTGATTGCCGGTGGCCTGCTGTTCCTGGTGCGCGGCAGCCAGCCCGGTCAGGCCGTGCTGGACTGGGAGGCTACGCGGCAATTGCCCTGGGGTGTTCTGATCCTGATCGGCGGTGGCTTGAGTCTGGGTGCGGCGGTGCAGGGCAGTGGTCTTGCCGAGTTCATTGCCGAGCTCCTGCGAGCC
Coding sequences within:
- a CDS encoding SLC13 family permease, giving the protein MSQHGVYYLSLLLGPLLFLSTVVLPAPAGIAGEAWLVCGLAAWMMAWWITEVVPLAVTALLPVIVLPLAGIVGLAEATAPYANPVIFLFLGGFLLALGIQSSGLHRRLAFLIVGLGGDRLDHLVAMIMLATAVLSMWISNTAAAAILLPVALSVLALAGQHGTVRQDVLAPALLIGVAFAANIGGMATLIGTPPNAIMVAWLAEQHDIRLSFVGWMVFALPLSLSLLLIAWYLLVRWSYPLGRGTVPGLADGFRQHRAELGDWTPCERRVAVVFLLAVLAWVLRPLSEDWLPALDDPMIALIAGGLLFLVRGSQPGQAVLDWEATRQLPWGVLILIGGGLSLGAAVQGSGLAEFIAELLRATTDYPLALLVLVVATVTMLISHVTSNTAAAATLIPVATAIALNAGIDPLYLAMPVALAASCAFMLPTATPPNAIVFASNRLRVTQLIRAGSLLSIAAIGVLALFATLLALWIQ